In Rosa chinensis cultivar Old Blush chromosome 1, RchiOBHm-V2, whole genome shotgun sequence, a genomic segment contains:
- the LOC112183691 gene encoding cyclic nucleotide-gated ion channel 1, giving the protein MANNHSDITVVDVAENWDEKTKRGVLDYWQVETATGKSAAKDEGNRSKWSRTFKKIVDPEGNFLPVWNKIFIITCVVAVSLDPLFFYIPIVNEDMKCLILDKNLKAIALASRSFTDRFYMMDILLNILAVTMAKSPSARSGDPSSGKKSALDRVLAIANASMVVAKRIFRSYILVDILAVLPVPQVVIFSFFSKMRSSRSSETRKFLNSLVVFQYVPRVLRIFLLCKERHLIPRKAGIWIKSVFNFFLYILASHVLGALWYYFSILRETACWQYAYHSQNQYEHSYDCDEHSSYDCDEHYTLRNVTLLNGLCPIDPPNPTLFDFGVFTDAFLSGMLGSTDFPQKILICFWWGLRNLSSLGQNLQPSTNAWENLFAVSISIIGLLLFLYLIGNLQTYLQFGTTRAEEIRWRTKTKDLEVDLWLSRKGIPKVLKELIMQTVERRIEENKDVQVENILSLLPVRHSNFIKRYLRLATLKKVPMLQRMDERLLREICKYLKPVTYAEEHPIMEEGRPLDKMFFIRQGMVRTYRIHKGDKGIKIGNSKVLEQGDLYGEELLDWVSNFTPPCVLPLPNSTRSVKSVNKVDVFVLKAEHLETVVTKCWWHFTKDKFLYQYYNEDQLDQLKSLAASAIQRQITRIQKKYAKGPQMVTGHGSKKRKLGA; this is encoded by the exons ATGGCAAACAACCACTCTGACATAACAGTAGTAGATGTGGCGGAGAACTGGGACGAGAAAACTAAGAG AGGGGTTTTAGATTATTGGCAAGTAGAGACTGCAACAGGTAAATCCGCCGCAAAGGATGAAGGAAATAGAAGCAAATGGTCAAGAACATTCAAGAAAATTGTTGATCCAGAAGGGAATTTCCTTCCAGTATGGAATAAGATATTTATAATAACATGCGTGGTTGCTGTGTCGCTCGACCCTTTGTTCTTCTACATTCCAATAGTAAATGAAGACATGAAGTGCCTCATTTTGGACAAAAACTTGAAGGCAATAGCTCTTGCATCAAGATCGTTTACAGATCGCTTCTACATGATGGACattcttttaaatattttagcTGTTACTATGGCTAAATCACCATCAGCTAGATCTGGGGATCCCTCAAGTGGAAAGAAATCAGCACTTGATCGTGTTTTGGCAATAGCAAACGCGTCTATGGTAGTAGCTAAACGAATTTTCCGATCATACATTTTAGTGGACATTTTAGCTGTTCTTCCTGTTCCACAG gTTGTAATTTTCAGCTTCTTTTCCAAAATGAGGAGCTCAAGATCTTCGGAAACAAGGAAGTTCCTAAACTCCCTTGTTGTGTTTCAATATGTGCCACGGGTTCTTCgcatttttctgttgtgtaagGAACGCCATTTGATCCCAAGAAAGGCAGGCATATGGATTAAAAgtgttttcaatttctttctttacaTTCTAGCTAGTCAT GTACTCGGAGCTCTTTGGTATTATTTTTCTATTCTAAGAGAGACAGCTTGTTGGCAATATGCTTACCATAGTCAAAATCAATATGAACACAGCTACGACTGTGATGAACACAGCAGTTACGACTGTGATGAACACTATACATTGAGAAATGTAACATTACTAAATGGACTATGTCCTATAGATCCACCGAACCCAACGCTCTTCGACTTTGGTGTATTTACTGATGCCTTTTTATCTGGCATGCTTGGGTCAACAGATTTTCCacaaaaaattttaatttgtttctgGTGGGGCTTGCGAAATCTCAG TTCTCTTGGTCAGAACCTGCAGCCCAGTACCAACGCTTGGGAAAACCTCTTTGCGGTTTCCATTTCTATTATTGGCTTGCTACTATTTTTATATCTCATTGGAAATTTGCAG ACATATTTGCAGTTTGGAACTACACGAGCAGAAGAGATTAGGTGGAGAACGAAAACGAAAGATCTGGAGGTAGATTTGTGGCTATCAAGAAAGGGCATCCCTAAAGTACTGAAGGAACTGATCATGCAAACTGTGGAACGAAGAATCGAAGAAAACAAAGATGTTCAAGTGGAGAAcatcctctctctacttcccgtGAGACACAGCAATTTTATCAAACGCTATCTGCGACTGGCTACACTTAAGAAA GTTCCGATGCTTCAAAGAATGGATGAAAGATTGTTAAGAGAGATATGTAAGTATCTTAAGCCGGTGACTTACGCAGAGGAGCATCCTATTATGGAAGAGGGGCGTCCACTTGATAAGATGTTTTTCATCAGGCAAGGCATGGTTCGGACCTACAGAATACATAAAGGAGATAAAGGTATAAAAATTGGTAATTCTAAGGTTCTTGAGCAAGGCGATTTATATGGGGAAGAACTTCTCGATTGGGTCTCAAATTTTACTCCTCCTTGTGTCTTGCCCTTGCCCAACTCGACGAGAAGTGTCAAGTCAGTAAACAAAGTCGACGTCTTTGTTCTCAAGGCTGAACACTTGGAGACCGTAGTTACGAAATGCTGGTGGCATTTCACCAAGGACAAGTTTCTGTACCAATATTATAACGAAGATCAGTTGGATCAGTTGAAGAGTTTAGCAGCTTCTGCAATACAAAGACAAATCACTCGCATTCAAAAGAAGTATGCAAAGGGTCCCCAAATGGTTACTGGTCACGGTagtaaaaagagaaaattaggGGCGTAG